A portion of the Paenibacillus marchantiae genome contains these proteins:
- the pdaB gene encoding polysaccharide deacetylase family sporulation protein PdaB gives MNSFYVFSGKKIKRFLIVLVAAVFAIGIIYLESGNISVFSEDAPSAVYSVPTEKKVIALTFDISWGDKRTEPILKVLQENKVQKATFFLSSPWSKTHPEIVTAIKDAGYEIGSHGHKHDNYSSLTEEEIRKEISTAHSILTDLTGKEPKLLRLPNGDFDKRVLQVASSLNYQVVQWDTDSQDWKNPGVQTIVDRVVSKAHPGDIVLLHASDSSKQTHEALPVIIDKLKNQGYEFVTVSELLNHSSVKGTEVRDQASAQ, from the coding sequence ATGAACTCGTTCTATGTATTTAGCGGCAAAAAGATCAAACGTTTCCTGATTGTGCTGGTTGCTGCCGTCTTTGCTATCGGGATTATTTATCTGGAGAGCGGCAATATTTCTGTATTCTCGGAGGATGCACCATCCGCCGTATACAGCGTTCCAACCGAGAAGAAGGTTATTGCACTCACCTTTGACATTAGCTGGGGAGATAAAAGGACAGAGCCTATTCTGAAGGTCCTCCAAGAAAATAAAGTTCAGAAGGCCACTTTCTTCTTGTCCTCCCCCTGGAGTAAGACACACCCCGAGATTGTAACAGCCATCAAAGACGCAGGATACGAAATCGGCAGCCATGGTCACAAGCATGATAATTACAGCAGCCTGACTGAAGAGGAAATCCGCAAGGAAATTTCGACAGCTCATAGCATTTTAACCGATTTAACGGGAAAAGAACCGAAATTGCTGCGTCTACCTAATGGCGACTTTGACAAACGTGTTCTCCAGGTTGCCAGCAGTCTGAATTATCAGGTTGTCCAATGGGACACCGATTCGCAGGATTGGAAGAACCCTGGTGTACAGACCATTGTTGATCGTGTAGTTAGCAAGGCGCATCCTGGTGACATTGTGCTGCTGCACGCTAGTGATTCCTCGAAACAAACGCATGAAGCATTACCCGTCATTATCGACAAGTTAAAAAATCAAGGGTATGAATTCGTGACGGTTTCTGAGCTGCTTAACCATTCAAGTGTCAAAGGTACGGAAGTTCGCGACCAAGCCAGTGCACAGTAA